From a single Kryptolebias marmoratus isolate JLee-2015 linkage group LG6, ASM164957v2, whole genome shotgun sequence genomic region:
- the gpr183a gene encoding G-protein coupled receptor 183-A, which produces MGSAIETTNSTVSPSNATCKTLYDHRDYARIFMPLVYCVVFFLGLFGNCLALHVIRANQKKLNSTTLYSLNLVLSDILFTLSLPLRIIYYARGFHWSLGEILCKISAFVFYINTYAGVNFMTCLSVDRFIAVVLPLRFAKFRKVSNVRYICVGVWLWVLMQTLPLFAIPMTSKDGDSLTCMEYPSFEKVDNVATMLIGAVFLGYVIPVVTILVCYSVLCSKLHLTAKTNHFTEKSGRSRKAIGVICCVTLVFVLCFSPYHINILQYMIRKLVSNPDCADLTAFQVSLHITVGLMNLNCCLDPFIYFFACKGYKRKLLKMLKRHVSISVSSAGRTSPEGSSKDFLDGNKIQLNSERLTERRLNSHE; this is translated from the coding sequence ATGGGTTCTGCCATTGAGACCACAAACAGCACTGTCTCACCCAGTAATGCAACCTGTAAGACTCTCTATGACCACAGGGATTATGCCCGCATATTCATGCCTCTTGTCTACTGCGTTGTGTTCTTCCTTGGGTTGTTTGGTAACTGCCTCGCCCTCCACGTCATCCGAGCCAATCAGAAGAAGCTCAACTCCACCACTTTGTACTCTCTCAACCTGGTCCTCTCTGACATCCTCTTCACTCTCTCCCTGCCGCTCAGGATTATATATTATGCCAGAGGCTTCCACTGGTCTCTGGGTGAAATTCTTTGCAAGATCTCAGCCTTTGTCTTCTACATCAACACCTACGCAGGGGTCAATTTCATGACCTGCCTCAGTGTGGACCGTTTTATTGCCGTGGTTTTGCCTCTGCGCTTTGCCAAATTCAGGAAAGTCAGTAACGTTCGCTACATTTGTGTTGGTGTGTGGCTATGGGTCCTGATGCAGACCCTCCCTCTCTTTGCCATACCTATGACCAGTAAAGATGGAGACAGCCTCACCTGTATGGAATACCCCAGCTTCGAGAAGGTGGACAATGTTGCTACCATGCTGATTGGTGCCGTCTTCTTGGGCTATGTCATCCCTGTGGTCACCATCCTGGTGTGTTATTCTGTCTTGTGCTCCAAACTCCACCTAACAGCcaaaacaaaccatttcacCGAAAAGTCTGGACGCAGCCGCAAGGCCATTGGTGTGATCTGCTGCGTCACATTGGTGTTTGTCCTCTGTTTCAGTCCCTATCACATCAACATTCTGCAGTACATGATCCGAAAGTTGGTGTCAAACCCCGACTGCGCCGATCTCACTGCCTTTCAGGTGTCGCTGCACATCACAGTGGGTCTGATGAATCTAAACTGCTGCTTGGATCCATTCATCTACTTCTTTGCCTGCAAGGGGTACAAAAGGAAGCTCTTGAAGATGCTGAAGCGACATGTCAGCATTTCCGTCTCCAGTGCAGGGAGGACATCCCCCGAAGGCTCCTCCAAGGACTTTCTTGACGGCAACAAGATCCAACTCAACAGTGAGAGACTCACAGAAAGGAGATTAAACTCACATGAGTGA
- the si:ch211-184m13.4 gene encoding G-protein coupled receptor 183 gives MAAVNFTLDSTESSPNQSSCDVFVYQRAAVVLFPIFYSVVFIISVCGNSLVLCVICQRKQKFNSTSIYLVNLALSDALFTLALPGRITYYIRHFDWPFGDLLCRLTTLLFFANTYAGIGFMTCISLDRYLAMVHPHRLQCLRSVKFVRRVCFLVWALVFLETAPLLLRSMLHEHEGKRTCMEYFNFEGSHLTPYLLILACIISFCCPLAIIMGCYAKINLKLRDAAKKNSMTSRTSRNHRANTIILLILLTFVVCFSPYHLNIMQFMFRKINHQPTCDELRAFKMSLQITVSLMNFNCCLDPVIYFFAIKTYKKRVMSLFKDYLYTSGASSKVTAENSSSNT, from the exons ATGGCTGCTGTAAATTTCACCCTGGACTCCACAGAAAGCTCTCCGAACCAGAGCAGCTGCGATGTGTTTGTCTACCAAAGAGCTGCAGTGGTCCTCTTCCCAATTTTCTACTCTGTGGTGTTTATCATCAGTGTATGCGGCAACAGCTTGGTTCTCTGTGTCATCTGCCAGAGGAAGCAAAAGTTCAACTCCACCTCGATTTATTTGGTCAACCTCGCGCTGTCTGATGCCCTGTTCACGCTGGCGCTGCCAGGCAGAATTACGTACTACATTCGTCACTTTGACTGGCCCTTTGGTGACCTTCTCTGCAGACTGACCACCCTTCTCTTCTTTGCAAATACTTATGCAG GTATTGGCTTCATGACCTGCATCAGCTTAGACAGATACCTGGCCATGGTGCATCCCCACCGACTGCAGTGCTTGCGCAGTGTAAAATTTGTTCGCAGAGTCTGCTTCCTGGTCTGGGCTCTGGTGTTTTTGGAGACAGCTCCTCTGTTGCTCCGCAGCATGCTTCATGAGCATGAGGGCAAACGTACCTGCATGGAGTACTTTAACTTCGAGGGATCCCACCTCACCCCTTATCTCCTGATTCTGGCCTGCATCATCTCGTTCTGCTGTCCACTGGCCATCATCATGGGCTGCTACGCCAAGATCAACCTGAAACTGCGGGACGCAGCCAAGAAGAACTCCATGACCAGCCGGACGAGTCGAAACCACAGGGCCAACACGATTATTCTCCTCATCCTTCTCACCTTCGTCGTCTGCTTCAGCCCCTACCACCTCAACATAATGCAGTTCAtgttcagaaaaataaaccacCAGCCAACTTGTGATGAACTGAGAGCTTTTAAGATGTCATTGCAG ATTACGGTCTCGTTAATGAATTTCAACTGCTGCCTGGATCCAGTCATCTACTTCTTTGCCATAAAGACATATAAGAAGCGGGTGATGAGCCTGTTTAAGGACTATCTATATACATCCGGTGCCTCCTCCAAAGTGACAGCTGAGAATAGCAGCAGCAACACCTGA